In the Colletotrichum lupini chromosome 1, complete sequence genome, one interval contains:
- a CDS encoding glycosyl hydrolase family 92: MWSELWSFHGAAALFRWWLMPDTHLPSLSHAASHAAHDAVQAASNWVSGSSSADLTNSAAVEALDDFDALKYVDPLIGSRNGGNVFVGATLPYGMAKASADTNSSSNQGGFTLDGNPVTGFSTMHDSGTGGQPSLGNFPLFAYTTCPSGVINWCTFPKKSRAKYGYFNEKDVMAKPGLFNITLKTGIRVEMTTTERASLIRFNFPQAGQPLILQDLSDLGDTRQDNATINVDAKSGRITGNARFQPSFGSGTFVLHFCTDFNGAEILDTGIFADSRASTEVKNMTISRSINGYPLPGGAFVRFKSADQPITARVATSFISEQRACEHAEGEIADYNFERVSGEATAIWRRKLSPIKINTDRVNESFARNFYSGIYRTMVNPQNYTGENPLWKSDEPYWDSFYCLWDSFRSQIPFLVIIDPTSVAQMIRSLIDTYVHLGWLPDCRMSLCKGLTQGGSNADNVLADAYLKNITEGIDWELGYEAVKKDADEEPFDWSVNGRGGMDSWKKLGYIPVQDFDVKGFGTLTRSVSRTLEYSYNDFCIASMADRMGHGDDREKYLSSSSNWRNLYKQDQKSAFFNGTDTGFRGFFEPKFLNQTWAYQNPLNCSNLDGQSSCSLQNNGPETFESSLWEYGFFVPHDQGTLINTLGGPDAFVRRLNFLHDQNITYIGNEPAFLTVFQYHYAGRPALSARRAHFYIPSFFSPDPAGLPGNDDSGAMGSFLAFSMMGLFPNPGQDVYLIIPPFFESLEITHPQTGRTAKVRNINFDPTYRNIYIQKATLNGQPYRKSWVDHKFFTEGQELVLTLGRRESDWGTRVQDLPPSLGPYQGFNRTFPSNRTDTRIVDTGIIDTTYKSEFGHTGADLNV, encoded by the exons ATGTGGAGCGAGTTGTGGTCTTTCCATGGCGCCGCGGCGTTGTTTCGCTGGTGGCTTATGCCAGACACCCACCTGCCTTCGCTGTCTCACGCAGCCTCACATGCAGCTCACGACGCGGTACAAGCTGCATCGAACTGGGTTTCCGGCTCATCCTCTGCAGACTTGACGAACTCAGCCGCAGTTGAGGCATTGGATGATTTCGATGCCTTGAAGTATGTTGATCCTCTCATCGGCTCGAGGAATGGTGGCAACGTCTTCGTGGGTGCGACACTCCCCTATGGCATGGCAAAGGCATCTGCGGATACGAACAGTAGCTCGAATCAAGGCGGCTTCACTCTGGATGGGAACCCGGTCACCGGCTTTTCGACAATGCACGATTCTGGTACCGGCGGACAACCTTCCCTCGGAAACTTTCCTCTATTCGCGTACACAACTTGCCCGAGCGGAGTCATCAACTGGTGCACATTTCCGAAGAAGTCAAGAGCGAAGTACGGCTACTTCAACGAAAAAGACGTAATGGCAAAGCCAGGACTCTTCAACATCACCCTTAAAACCGGTATCAGGGTAGAAATGACGACGACTGAGCGAGCATCTCTTATAAGATTCAACTTCCCTCAAGCAGGACAGCCTCTTATTCTCCAAGACCTCTCAGATCTCGGCGACACGAGGCAAGACAACGCAACTATCAATGTGGACGCGAAATCCGGACGCATCACAGGCAACGCGCGTTTCCAACCGAGTTTTGGTAGCGGCACCTTTGTCCTTCACTTTTGCACCGACTTTAATGGCGCTGAGATTCTTGACACGGGTATCTTTGCAGACAGTCGCGCGAGCACAGAAGTCAAGAACATGACTATCTCGCGGTCAATCAACGGGTACCCCTTACCCGGCGGCGCTTTTGTGCGGTTCAAGTCTGCGGATCAGCCTATCACCGCGCGTGTTGCGACAAGCTTTATCAGTGAGCAGCGGGCGTGCGAACATGCTGAGGGTGAAATTGCGGATTACAACTTTGAGCGGGTGTCGGGTGAAGCAACAGCAATATGGCGTCGCAAGCTCAGTCCCATCAAGATCAACACTGATCGCGTGAACGAGTCATTTGCGAGGAACTTCTATAGCGGCATCTATCGGACCATGGTCAATCCGCAAAACTACACCGGCGAGAATCCCTTATGGAAAAGCGATGAGCCTTACTGGGACTCATTTTACTGTCTGTGGGATTCGTTCCGCTCTCAGATCCCATTTCTGGTGATCATCGATCCAACTTCGGTCGCGCAAATGATCCGGTCTCTCATCGACACATATGTTCACCTCGGCTGGCTTCCGGACTGCCGTATGAGCTTGTGCAAGGGCCTCACTCAAGGAGGATCCAACGCGGACAACGTTCTAGCAGACGCCTATTTGAAGAACATCACTGAAGGCATTGACTGGGAACTGGGCTATGAAGCAGTGAAGAAGGACGCAGATGAAGAACCGTTTGACTGGAGCGTCAACGGCCGCGGCGGCATGGATAGCTGGAAGAAATTGGGTTACATCCCTGTGCAAGATTTCGACGTCAAGGGATTCGGAACACTAACGAGGAGCGTCTCACGAACACTCGAGTACAGCTATAACGACTTCTGCATCGCCTCCATGGCTGACCGGATGGGACATGGGGACGATCGGGAGAAGTATCTTTCCTCGAGTAGCAACTGGCGCAATTTGTACAAGCAGGACCAGAAATCAGCTTTCTTCAACGGCACCGACACAGGGTTCAGAGGATTCTTCGAGCCCAAGTTCCTTAACCAGACTTGGGCATACCAGAATCCGCTCAACTGCAGTAATCTAGACGGCCAAAGCTCCTGTTCCCTACAGAACAACGGCCCAGAAACATTTGAGAGTAGTCTTTGGGAATATGGCTT CTTTGTTCCTCACGACCAAGGAACGCTCATCAACACTCTTGGAGGTCCGGACGCCTTTGTTCGGAGGCTCAACTTCTTGCATGACCAGAACATCACCTACATTGGCAACGAGCCAGCCTTCCTCACAGTCTTCCAGTACCATTACGCCGGTCGTCCAGCTCTCTCAGCAAGACGAGCCCACTTCTACATCCCTTCATTCTTTTCACCTGACCCAGCCGGGCTTCCCGGTAACGATGATAGCGGGGCCATGGGATCATTCCTGGCCTTCTCCATGATGGGTCTCTTCCCAAACCCCGGGCAAGATGTGTATCTGATCATTCCACCCTTCTTTGAGAGCCTCGAAATCACGCACCCGCAAACAGGCAGGACGGCCAAGGTCCGCAACATCAATTTTGACCCGACCTACCGCAACATCTACATCCAAAAGGCGACTCTGAATGGCCAGCCTTACAGAAAAAGCTGGGTTGATCACAAGTTCTTCACTGAGGGTCAGGAGCTGGTGCTTACTCTTGGCCGGCGTGAGAGTGACTGGGGAACGAGAGTCCAGGATCTCCCGCCAAGTCTGGGTCCGTATCAGGGATTCAACCGCACCTTCCCTTCCAATCGCACCGATACGAGAATTGTAGATACTGGGATCATAGATACGACGTATAAGAGCGAGTTTGGGCATACAGGGGCGGACTTGAACGTTTAG